A DNA window from Macaca fascicularis isolate 582-1 chromosome 18, T2T-MFA8v1.1 contains the following coding sequences:
- the TMEM200C gene encoding transmembrane protein 200C, translated as MIATGGLLRISARKQDPLRPPSQIPKRKRKAKKRRKNDVVVVKGKLKLCSISGLIALCGILVLLVGIAMAVVGYWPKATGANREGGKQLPPAGSSHRVPTTANSSGSGSKNRSRSHPRAPGGVNSSSAGAPRSTPPARVASPSSSSTSVGFFFRIFSGYLHSDKLKVFGPLIMGIGIFLFICANAVLHENRDKKTKIINLRDLYSTVIDVHSLRAKDLAAAAAAAAAAAASSSSSAPPAAPPGAIPLNGFLSYVQSRGLELKPGSCGGAGDAFGAAAMLAKGSWPPHPAALSGGRPRGAASPPDLASSPRCPREPASLAEAVYSVYRERSGVAGRRRAAAATAAAAAASSCSSPAPCSPPESWGRQSTASSLVDSSLSAFALLPLQGDRDRDGDAEGASCSWQRPPGERGSLEIPRGEVDLSLTNLRGAEGSMRGASQELEEPEGAVAARAARGQGGRLPRTGRYAALRRRSTSGLPDYRVPPSPEPPPSPGSADPDSSPLAKAASPSPPLRLEGSPPTRRDSGSSQSDDPSSSNKGYTPLREAGTSSESVLDAVASQTRDSVAAPVPGAEQSSPEGASQEPLTAEQPQPVQRQFTNKEKLFMISRSHAIGVEEGELESTGI; from the coding sequence ATGATCGCCACCGGCGGCCTGCTGAGGATTTCCGCCAGAAAGCAGGATCCACTCCGCCCCCCAAGTCAGATCCCCAAGCGCAAGCGGAAAGCCAAAAAGAGGCGCAAGAACGATGTGGTGGTGGTGAAAGGCAAGCTGAAGCTGTGCTCCATCTCGGGGCTCATCGCCCTCTGCGGGATCCTGGTGCTGCTGGTGGGCATAGCCATGGCGGTGGTGGGCTACTGGCCCAAGGCCACGGGGGCCAATCGGGAGGGGGGTAAGCAGCTGCCGCCTGCGGGCAGCAGCCACCGCGTCCCGACCACCGCCAACAGCAGCGGCAGTGGCAGCAAAAACCGGTCCAGGAGCCACCCTAGGGCTCCAGGGGGTGTCAACTCCAGTTCCGCGGGCGCGCCCAGGAGCACGCCTCCTGCGCGAGTcgcctccccttcctcctcctccacgtCGGTGGGCTTCTTCTTCCGCATCTTCTCTGGCTACCTGCACTCTGACAAGCTCAAGGTCTTCGGGCCCCTCATCATGGGCATCGGCATCTTCCTCTTCATCTGCGCGAACGCGGTCCTCCACGAGAACCGGGACAAGAAGACCAAAATCATCAACTTGCGGGACCTCTACTCCACAGTCATCGACGTGCACAGCCTCCGCGCCAAAGACCTGGCGGCCGCCGCGGCCGCCGCTGCGGCCGCAGCCGCCTCCTCGTCGTCGTCGGCCCCCCCCGCGGCGCCCCCCGGGGCCATCCCGCTCAACGGCTTCCTCAGCTACGTGCAGTCGCGGGGCCTGGAACTGAAGCCGGGGAGCTGCGGTGGCGCCGGAGACGCCTTCGGAGCCGCGGCGATGCTGGCCAAGGGCTCGTGGCCGCCTCACCCCGCGGCCCTGAGCGGCGGCCGCCCCCGGGGCGCCGCGTCCCCGCCGGACCTGGCCTCTTCCCCGCGCTGTCCGCGGGAGCCCGCGAGCCTGGCCGAGGCCGTGTACAGCGTCTACCGCGAGCGCTCGGGCGTGGCCGGCCGTCGCCGGGCCGCCGctgccaccgccgccgccgccgccgctagCAGCTGCAGCAGTCCGGCGCCCTGCAGCCCACCCGAGAGCTGGGGGCGCCAGAGCACCGCCAGCTCCCTCGTGGACTCCTCGCTGAGCGCCTTCGCGCTGCTGCCCTTGCAAGGGGACCGCGATAGGGACGGGGACGCGGAGGGCGCGAGCTGCAGCTGGCAGAGGCCTCCGGGGGAACGCGGCTCCCTGGAGATCCCGAGGGGCGAGGTCGACCTGAGCCTGACCAACCTCCGCGGAGCAGAGGGCAGCATGCGCGGGGCAAGCCAGGAGCTAGAGGAGCCCGAGGGCGCGGTAGCGGCGCGCGCCGCCAGGGGGCAGGGCGGCCGCCTGCCCAGGACCGGCAGGTACGCGGCCTTGCGGCGCCGCAGCACCAGCGGGCTCCCGGACTACCGGGTGCCGCCGTCCCCCGAGCCCCCGCCCTCCCCGGGGAGTGCGGACCCGGACTCCAGCCCTCTGGCCAAAGCCGCCTCCCCCTCGCCACCCCTGCGGCTGGAGGGCTCGCCCCCCACCAGGCGGGACTCGGGGAGCTCCCAGTCGGATGACCCATCCAGCAGCAATAAGGGCTACACACCCCTGCGGGAGGCCGGCACCTCCTCCGAGTCGGTCTTGGACGCAGTTGCCAGTCAAACGCGAGACTCTGTGGCCGCCCCTGTTCCGGGTGCGGAGCAGAGCTCCCCGGAGGGTGCCAGCCAGGAGCCACTTACGGCCGAGCAACCTCAGCCGGTGCAGAGGCAGTTTACAAACAAGGAGAAACTCTTCATGATTTCCAGGTCTCATGCCATAGGGGTAGAAGAAGGAGAACTGGAAAGCACAGGCATTTAG